The following proteins are co-located in the Acidimicrobiales bacterium genome:
- a CDS encoding iron ABC transporter permease, which translates to MSLAIGVLFAGPLAYVAWSNIRLGSDLTTLLRSGRTLEPLGRSVLLATAVSATSTVAGTVLAWTIHRTDLVGRRVWAVLAPLPLVFPSFVGATALISGFATGGLVERITDPIGLGPLPPLAGFSGAWLVLTIFTYPYVYLPVAARLRRLPTSLEESARLLGRRPIGVFTSIVLPQTASAMSAGTLLVFLYTISDFGAVQLLRYDTLTRAIFTNQLADRATSMAMALILGAVALAVVAAERRLVRSTPATSSRAGSGGLRYPLGPWRAPVTATVVVFFAATLVGPIASLLHWLIRGLQRQRTTGATAVDVDGLATAVTNTVTVSVVAAIATVLAVLPIAYLTARHRSRIGSVANALVVAGFALPGIVIALAIIFWVLNAPLLARFYQTLPLLVLAYVIHFGAQATRASAVAVASVPEVLDEAARMLAAGRWRRLATIDLPLMAPGLLAAGGLVLLSTMKELPATLLLSPTGYDTVATRIWASMETVSYAQAGLDSLVLLAVSAVLTWLLVIRSSDRFD; encoded by the coding sequence GTGAGCCTGGCGATCGGCGTGCTCTTCGCCGGTCCGCTGGCCTATGTGGCCTGGTCCAACATCCGTCTCGGCTCCGACCTCACCACTCTTCTTCGGTCGGGCCGAACCCTCGAACCCTTGGGCCGATCGGTCCTCCTCGCCACGGCGGTGTCGGCGACCTCCACGGTCGCCGGCACCGTGCTCGCGTGGACCATCCACCGCACCGACCTGGTCGGGCGACGAGTGTGGGCGGTGCTGGCTCCACTTCCGCTCGTGTTCCCGTCATTCGTGGGTGCGACGGCGCTGATCAGTGGCTTTGCCACCGGCGGGCTCGTCGAGCGAATCACCGACCCGATCGGCCTCGGCCCGCTCCCACCGCTCGCCGGCTTCAGCGGCGCGTGGCTCGTCCTCACCATCTTCACCTACCCGTACGTCTACCTCCCGGTCGCCGCCCGACTCCGTCGGCTACCGACGTCGCTCGAGGAGAGCGCTCGCCTCTTGGGCCGGAGACCGATCGGCGTGTTCACCTCGATCGTGCTGCCGCAAACGGCGTCGGCGATGTCGGCCGGCACCCTGCTCGTCTTCCTCTACACGATCAGCGACTTCGGCGCCGTCCAACTCCTGCGCTACGACACGCTCACCCGGGCGATCTTCACCAATCAGCTGGCTGACCGCGCCACCTCGATGGCGATGGCCCTGATCCTCGGCGCCGTGGCCCTCGCCGTCGTTGCGGCCGAGCGCCGGCTCGTTCGATCGACCCCGGCCACCTCGAGTCGAGCGGGCTCGGGCGGCCTTCGGTACCCACTCGGGCCGTGGCGAGCACCGGTCACCGCGACCGTCGTTGTGTTCTTCGCCGCCACCCTCGTCGGGCCGATTGCCTCGCTACTCCATTGGCTCATCCGAGGACTCCAGCGACAACGGACGACGGGAGCCACCGCCGTCGACGTCGACGGCCTCGCCACCGCCGTCACCAACACGGTCACCGTCAGCGTGGTCGCCGCCATCGCCACGGTGCTCGCCGTCCTGCCCATCGCCTACCTCACGGCCCGCCACCGGTCACGCATCGGCAGCGTCGCCAACGCGCTCGTCGTTGCCGGGTTTGCACTCCCAGGGATCGTCATCGCCCTCGCCATCATCTTCTGGGTCCTCAACGCCCCGCTGCTCGCCCGGTTCTACCAAACCCTGCCGCTCCTGGTCTTGGCCTACGTCATCCACTTCGGCGCCCAGGCCACCCGAGCCTCGGCCGTGGCCGTGGCGAGCGTGCCCGAAGTCCTCGATGAGGCGGCACGCATGCTGGCCGCCGGGCGCTGGCGTCGGCTCGCCACCATCGACCTTCCGCTGATGGCACCCGGGCTCCTCGCCGCGGGCGGCCTCGTGCTGCTGTCGACCATGAAGGAACTGCCGGCCACGTTGCTGCTGAGTCCCACCGGCTATGACACCGTCGCCACCCGCATCTGGGCGTCGATGGAAACCGTGTCGTACGCCCAGGCTGGCCTCGACTCGTTGGTCCTGCTCGCCGTGTCTGCGGTGCTGACTTGGCTCCTGGTGATCCGTTCGAGCGACCGCTTCGATTGA
- a CDS encoding sugar transferase — MASVEQRIGAGASADVERASFSIVSTKSRLFVVDLLAAAASGSAMTFVVAPGSDRWIAMLVMLGSWWLWLAKAKLYSSRFITRRADEIRRILDASVATAATVAVVAFGFGLDVSRGWLAGSALLGGIAIGIEREVARSGFDRRRRAGELCRRVVMVGANEEARQLTAMFEAEPELGYQVVSSVDPRKISDRTELTTRVLAEARSNDALGAVVAASSIETRASNRLVRDLVEHGIHVELSSTLIDIDPGRLTVRPLGRFPVVYVEPVMRRGWRAVAKRTFDIVVSLGVLVCAAPVLAVLAFLIRRNDGGPVLFRQSRVGRDGVPFDMLKLRSMVVDAEAIRATMDTGDTALFKMKDDPRITSVGKFIRKTSLDELPQLWNVVRGEMSLVGPRPALWSEMDSWEDDLYGRLRVSPGITGMWQVSGRSSTGFEEYTRLDLYYVDNWSLVIDLSILLRTIPAVLRQDGAY; from the coding sequence GTGGCATCAGTGGAGCAACGCATCGGAGCGGGAGCATCGGCTGACGTCGAGCGCGCCTCGTTCTCGATCGTCAGCACCAAGAGCCGGCTGTTCGTGGTCGATCTCCTCGCCGCCGCGGCGAGCGGTTCGGCGATGACGTTCGTCGTGGCTCCTGGCAGCGACCGCTGGATCGCGATGCTCGTCATGCTCGGTTCGTGGTGGCTGTGGCTGGCCAAGGCCAAGCTGTACAGCTCCCGGTTCATCACCCGCCGAGCCGATGAGATTCGACGGATCCTCGACGCGTCGGTCGCCACCGCCGCAACCGTCGCCGTCGTGGCGTTCGGTTTCGGTCTCGACGTCTCCCGAGGCTGGCTCGCCGGTTCGGCACTGCTCGGTGGCATTGCCATCGGCATCGAGCGCGAAGTGGCCCGTTCGGGGTTCGATCGACGACGACGAGCCGGAGAGCTGTGCCGTCGCGTGGTGATGGTGGGCGCCAACGAAGAGGCCCGCCAGCTCACGGCCATGTTCGAAGCCGAGCCCGAGCTCGGCTATCAGGTGGTGTCCAGCGTCGATCCCCGCAAGATCAGTGACCGGACCGAGCTGACCACTCGAGTGCTGGCCGAAGCCCGCTCCAACGATGCGCTCGGTGCCGTCGTTGCTGCCTCGTCGATCGAGACACGGGCGAGCAACCGCCTGGTGCGAGATCTCGTCGAACACGGCATCCACGTCGAACTCAGCTCGACGCTGATCGACATCGATCCCGGTCGACTCACGGTGCGTCCGCTCGGTCGGTTCCCCGTGGTGTACGTCGAGCCGGTCATGCGGCGAGGCTGGCGTGCGGTCGCCAAGCGCACGTTCGACATCGTGGTGTCGCTCGGGGTCCTGGTGTGCGCCGCCCCCGTGCTGGCGGTCCTGGCGTTCCTGATCCGCCGCAACGACGGTGGTCCGGTGCTGTTCCGCCAGAGCCGAGTCGGCCGCGACGGCGTCCCCTTCGACATGCTCAAACTGCGCAGCATGGTGGTCGACGCGGAGGCTATCCGGGCCACGATGGACACCGGCGACACCGCCCTGTTCAAGATGAAGGACGATCCCCGGATCACGAGCGTCGGCAAGTTCATCCGCAAGACCTCGCTCGACGAGCTGCCCCAGCTGTGGAATGTGGTCCGTGGCGAGATGAGCCTGGTCGGCCCGCGGCCCGCCCTGTGGTCGGAGATGGATTCGTGGGAGGACGACCTCTACGGCCGTCTTCGTGTCAGCCCCGGGATCACCGGCATGTGGCAGGTGTCGGGCCGGAGCTCGACCGGTTTCGAGGAGTACACCCGCCTCGACCTCTACTACGTCGACAACTGGTCGCTGGTCATTGATCTGTCGATCCTGTTGCGGACGATCCCGGCCGTGCTGCGCCAAGACGGGGCGTACTGA
- a CDS encoding leucyl aminopeptidase — MSTLRHATATPKTATAIDRPLTADAISGLTEPIATAAKLAGFEAKVGQTLVLHGQEGPAVEVLVGLGERSAVDADVLRRAAAAYVRAVSSHKHVAITMATELATDDEPLAGVAPVVEGAGLATYRYVALKSADNRVLDRITVVASGRGAKAAFEIGLATVEAVRMVRDLVNEPGGTMLPTAFVAKAKEVAAASGLKATVWDEKRIVKEKMGGILAVNQGSTHPPRFLILSYTPKTKPTAKLALVGKGITFDSGGLSIKTGAGMMTMKVDMAGGAAVVGAMSLLGTYGCKAAVTAYVPLTDNMVNGDAFRPGDVFRARNGKTVEVLNTDAEGRLVLADALSYAAESTPDAIIDIATLTGAVSAALGAGYAGVMANDDAVCDRVLAASASTGEKVWRLPLPKEYRPQLESNVADLKNIGSGPYGGALVAGLFLQEFIADIPWAHVDLGLSAMTEADDGVITKGATGFGVRLLAETVSNW; from the coding sequence ATGTCCACCCTCCGCCATGCCACCGCCACGCCCAAGACCGCCACGGCGATCGATCGCCCCCTCACCGCCGACGCCATTTCGGGGTTGACCGAGCCGATCGCCACGGCCGCCAAGCTGGCCGGCTTCGAAGCAAAGGTGGGGCAGACGCTGGTCTTGCACGGCCAGGAGGGACCGGCCGTCGAGGTGCTGGTCGGTCTCGGTGAACGCTCGGCCGTCGACGCCGATGTGTTGCGGCGAGCGGCCGCCGCCTACGTCCGGGCCGTCTCGTCCCACAAGCACGTGGCGATCACCATGGCGACCGAACTCGCAACCGACGACGAGCCGCTGGCGGGAGTGGCCCCGGTCGTCGAGGGCGCCGGTCTTGCGACGTATCGGTATGTGGCGCTCAAGAGTGCCGACAATCGGGTGCTCGATCGCATCACCGTGGTGGCGTCCGGTCGCGGCGCCAAGGCGGCGTTCGAGATCGGGCTGGCCACGGTCGAGGCCGTACGTATGGTTCGCGATCTCGTCAACGAACCGGGCGGCACCATGTTGCCCACCGCCTTCGTGGCCAAGGCCAAGGAGGTGGCGGCGGCATCGGGGTTGAAGGCCACGGTGTGGGATGAGAAGCGCATCGTCAAGGAGAAGATGGGCGGCATCCTCGCCGTCAACCAGGGCTCCACCCACCCGCCCCGCTTCCTGATCCTGTCCTACACCCCGAAGACCAAGCCCACGGCGAAGTTGGCGCTCGTCGGGAAGGGCATCACGTTCGATTCCGGTGGCCTGTCGATCAAGACGGGCGCGGGAATGATGACCATGAAGGTCGACATGGCCGGCGGTGCCGCCGTCGTCGGCGCCATGAGCCTGCTCGGCACCTACGGCTGCAAGGCGGCCGTGACGGCGTATGTGCCGCTCACCGACAACATGGTGAACGGCGACGCCTTCCGCCCCGGCGATGTCTTCCGAGCTCGGAACGGCAAGACCGTCGAGGTGCTCAACACCGACGCCGAGGGCCGGCTCGTCCTCGCCGATGCCCTGTCATACGCAGCGGAGTCCACACCCGACGCAATCATCGATATCGCCACGCTGACCGGGGCCGTATCGGCTGCGCTCGGCGCCGGCTACGCGGGCGTGATGGCCAACGACGACGCCGTGTGTGATCGCGTGCTGGCCGCGTCGGCCAGCACCGGCGAGAAAGTCTGGCGTCTCCCGCTGCCGAAGGAGTACCGCCCCCAGCTCGAGTCGAACGTCGCCGACCTCAAGAACATCGGGAGTGGGCCCTACGGCGGGGCGCTGGTCGCCGGCCTCTTCCTCCAAGAATTCATCGCCGACATCCCCTGGGCCCACGTCGACCTCGGACTATCGGCCATGACCGAGGCCGACGACGGCGTCATCACCAAGGGTGCCACCGGCTTCGGCGTCCGACTGTTGGCCGAGACCGTCTCGAACTGGTAG
- the metH gene encoding methionine synthase: MVDRSPSALPLSDRSEAFLTAISERVVIYDGALGTGVQRRGLTAADFGGEELEGCNEYLVVTRPDVIADLHRGFLSIGCDVIETDTFGGLAMTLAEYGLADRADELNTAAARLAREVADEFSTPDRVRWVAGSMGPGTKFPSLGQVRYDEMKDGFEQQAAALLEGGVDLLIIETMFDLLTIKAAMNGSRRAMAKVGRQVPLQVQVTIELTGRMLPGTEMQAALAAIEPLAPDVFGLNCATGPAEMYEHIRVLSQNSSVPISVIPNAGLPSVVDGEMHYDLTEEQLAEHLAGFVTDLGANIIGGCCGTGPEHLQAVIDRCADLTPAERTPTRLAGATSIYSFVPFQQDTSFLIIGERTNANGSKKFREAMLEGDTETIDKMGKDQIAEGAHVLDVCVDYVGRDGTLDMDETAKRFATGVAAPLVLDSTEPQVMEAGLKWLGGRAILNSANLEDGEGEGSRFDRVMRLAKEYGAAVVCLLIDEEGQARDVEWKMRIAHRIHDLAVDRYGLSPSDLIFDALTFPLSTGDDDLRRDGIATMDAIARIKAELPGTFTTLGLSNISFGLNPAARQVLNSVFLHECLAIGLDSAIIHAGRILPLSKIDEDRKRATLDLIYDRRGTAGGDGTDPKYDPLATLLELFADATAIKAEVVDKTGWTVEQRLHQRIIDGDRDGLTGDLDEALETMKALEIVNDHLLGGMKVVGELFGNGDMQLPFVLQSAETMKAAVAYLEPHMERIEGEHSAKGRVVLATVKGDVHDIGKNLVDIILTNNGYEVHNLGIKISVTEMIDKALEIGADAIGMSGLLVKSTLIMRENLEELNRRGLSNIPVLLGGAALTRSYVERDLREVYDGRVFYGRDAFEGMHTLDKLAEMKASGIDDPDFGTVPAGLLLENFRTTKEAVDPSLLPARSPEVEADNEVFTPPFLGSRIVKGLSVDEIATWVNETALFRHQWQFRPENGESDAEFKDRIRPLFRQQLADAKASGILNPAVVYGYFPANADGNDVIIWTDETRTVERARFSYPRQSEAPHKCIADFFRPVGHGGATTEGDYAAFHIVTMGRTVSDVAAELFAADKYQDYLFLHGLGVEMAEALAEMWHARIRAEWGFGDEDEDGLLGLFRQRFRGGRYSWGYPACPDLEDNALVADLLEASRIDVECNEDTAWQYQPEQTTSAIICHHPKAKYFVAR, translated from the coding sequence ATGGTTGACCGAAGCCCGAGCGCGCTGCCGCTCAGCGACCGCAGCGAAGCATTCCTCACCGCGATCAGCGAACGTGTCGTCATCTACGACGGAGCGCTGGGCACCGGCGTCCAGCGTCGTGGTTTGACCGCTGCCGACTTCGGAGGCGAGGAACTCGAGGGCTGCAACGAGTACCTGGTCGTCACTCGGCCCGACGTGATCGCCGACCTGCACCGCGGCTTCCTGTCGATCGGCTGCGACGTCATCGAGACCGACACCTTCGGCGGGTTGGCGATGACCCTCGCCGAGTATGGGCTGGCGGACCGGGCCGACGAGCTCAACACCGCAGCCGCCCGCCTGGCTCGTGAGGTCGCCGACGAGTTCTCGACCCCCGACCGGGTTCGCTGGGTCGCCGGTTCCATGGGTCCGGGCACGAAGTTCCCGAGCCTCGGCCAGGTCCGCTACGACGAGATGAAGGACGGCTTCGAGCAGCAGGCCGCCGCACTCCTCGAGGGTGGCGTCGACCTCCTCATCATCGAGACGATGTTCGACCTGCTCACGATCAAGGCGGCGATGAACGGCTCGCGCCGGGCCATGGCCAAGGTCGGCCGCCAGGTCCCGCTCCAGGTCCAGGTCACCATCGAGCTCACCGGGCGCATGCTTCCGGGCACCGAGATGCAGGCCGCCCTTGCTGCGATCGAGCCGCTCGCTCCCGACGTGTTCGGGCTGAACTGCGCCACCGGACCGGCCGAGATGTACGAACACATCCGAGTCCTGTCGCAGAACTCGAGCGTGCCGATCTCCGTGATTCCCAACGCCGGTCTGCCGTCGGTGGTCGACGGCGAGATGCACTACGACCTCACCGAGGAACAGTTGGCCGAGCACCTCGCCGGCTTCGTGACCGACCTCGGTGCCAACATCATCGGCGGATGCTGTGGCACCGGACCCGAGCACCTCCAAGCCGTGATCGATCGCTGCGCCGATCTCACACCCGCCGAGCGCACCCCCACCCGGCTCGCCGGCGCCACCTCGATCTACTCGTTCGTCCCGTTCCAACAGGACACCTCGTTCCTCATCATCGGCGAGCGGACCAATGCGAACGGGTCGAAGAAGTTCCGCGAGGCCATGCTCGAGGGCGACACCGAGACCATCGACAAGATGGGCAAGGACCAGATCGCCGAGGGTGCGCACGTGCTCGATGTCTGCGTCGACTACGTCGGACGCGATGGCACCCTCGACATGGACGAGACGGCCAAGCGGTTTGCCACCGGTGTGGCGGCCCCACTGGTGCTCGACTCGACCGAACCCCAGGTGATGGAGGCCGGCCTCAAGTGGCTCGGCGGCCGCGCCATCTTGAACTCGGCCAACCTCGAAGACGGCGAGGGTGAGGGCTCGCGCTTCGATCGCGTGATGCGCCTGGCCAAGGAGTACGGCGCTGCCGTGGTCTGCCTGCTCATCGACGAGGAGGGCCAGGCGCGCGATGTCGAGTGGAAGATGCGCATCGCGCATCGGATCCACGATCTCGCCGTCGACCGCTACGGCCTGTCGCCGAGCGATCTGATCTTCGATGCGCTCACCTTCCCGCTGTCCACCGGCGACGATGACCTCCGCCGCGACGGGATCGCCACCATGGACGCCATCGCCCGGATCAAGGCCGAGCTGCCGGGCACCTTCACCACCCTCGGACTGTCGAACATCAGCTTCGGCCTGAACCCGGCGGCCCGGCAGGTGCTGAACTCGGTCTTCCTCCATGAGTGTCTGGCCATCGGCCTCGACTCGGCGATCATCCACGCCGGCCGCATCCTTCCGCTGTCGAAGATCGACGAAGACCGCAAGCGGGCAACGCTCGACCTCATCTACGACCGCCGGGGAACCGCAGGCGGCGACGGAACCGACCCGAAGTACGACCCGCTCGCCACCTTGCTCGAACTGTTCGCGGACGCCACGGCGATCAAGGCCGAGGTGGTCGACAAGACCGGCTGGACCGTCGAGCAGCGCCTGCATCAGCGCATCATCGATGGCGACCGCGACGGGCTGACCGGCGATCTCGACGAAGCGCTCGAGACGATGAAGGCGCTCGAGATCGTCAACGATCACCTGCTCGGCGGGATGAAGGTCGTCGGTGAGCTCTTCGGCAACGGCGACATGCAGCTGCCGTTCGTGCTCCAGTCGGCCGAGACCATGAAGGCGGCCGTCGCCTACCTCGAGCCACACATGGAGCGCATCGAGGGCGAGCACTCGGCCAAGGGACGAGTGGTGCTCGCCACCGTCAAGGGCGATGTGCATGACATCGGGAAGAACCTCGTCGACATCATCCTCACCAACAACGGCTACGAGGTGCACAACCTCGGCATCAAGATCTCGGTCACCGAGATGATCGACAAGGCGCTCGAGATCGGCGCCGACGCCATCGGCATGTCGGGCCTCCTCGTGAAGAGCACACTGATCATGCGGGAGAACCTCGAAGAGCTCAACCGGCGCGGCCTGTCGAACATCCCCGTGCTGCTCGGCGGCGCTGCCCTCACCCGCAGCTACGTCGAGCGCGACCTGCGCGAGGTCTACGACGGTCGGGTCTTCTACGGTCGTGACGCCTTCGAAGGCATGCACACTCTCGACAAGCTGGCCGAGATGAAGGCGTCGGGCATCGACGATCCCGACTTCGGCACCGTGCCGGCCGGGCTGCTGCTCGAGAACTTCCGGACCACGAAGGAAGCAGTCGACCCGTCGCTCCTCCCCGCTCGGTCGCCCGAGGTCGAGGCCGACAACGAGGTCTTCACTCCCCCGTTCCTCGGCTCACGAATCGTGAAGGGATTGTCCGTCGACGAGATCGCCACCTGGGTCAACGAGACGGCCTTGTTCCGCCATCAGTGGCAGTTCCGTCCCGAGAACGGTGAGTCCGACGCCGAGTTCAAGGACCGCATCCGCCCGCTCTTCCGCCAGCAGCTGGCCGACGCCAAGGCATCAGGGATCCTGAACCCGGCGGTCGTCTACGGCTACTTCCCGGCGAACGCCGACGGCAACGACGTGATCATCTGGACCGACGAGACCCGAACGGTCGAGCGGGCCCGGTTCTCGTACCCCCGGCAGAGCGAGGCGCCGCACAAGTGCATCGCCGACTTCTTCCGACCGGTCGGCCATGGTGGCGCCACGACCGAGGGCGACTACGCCGCCTTCCACATCGTCACCATGGGACGCACGGTGTCCGATGTCGCCGCCGAGCTCTTCGCCGCCGACAAGTACCAGGACTACCTCTTCCTCCACGGCCTCGGTGTCGAGATGGCCGAGGCGCTGGCCGAGATGTGGCACGCCCGCATTCGGGCCGAGTGGGGCTTCGGCGACGAGGACGAAGACGGCCTGCTCGGACTCTTCCGCCAGAGGTTCCGCGGCGGTCGCTACTCGTGGGGGTACCCGGCATGTCCCGACCTCGAGGACAACGCGCTCGTTGCCGATCTGCTCGAGGCGAGCCGGATCGACGTCGAGTGCAACGAGGACACCGCCTGGCAGTACCAGCCCGAGCAGACGACCAGCGCCATCATCTGCCACCACCCCAAGGCCAAGTACTTCGTCGCCCGCTGA
- the ligD gene encoding non-homologous end-joining DNA ligase, with product MAAKVTVEVGDRTLTLSNLDKVLYPRTGFTKAQVIEYYTRIAPVMLPHIGDRALTLRRYPDGVEGKSFFEKRCPSHRPDWVSVAIGPGDRNGTIEYCRLDETAALVWTANLAAIELHSPMARCSDLETPTMLVFDLDPGAPATITQCCAIALAIRDVLGAVGLEAFAKTSGSKGMQLYVPLNTPHTHDHVSSFALAVGQLLEKQRPTEVLTNMKRSERPGKVLIDWSQNSRHKTTIAPYSLRARPEPTVSTPISWDEVTEGADGAPLTFTAFEVLDRIHHLGDLFAPTLTLEQTLPGS from the coding sequence ATGGCCGCCAAGGTCACCGTCGAGGTCGGGGATCGGACGCTCACGCTGTCGAACCTCGACAAGGTGCTGTACCCGCGCACGGGGTTCACCAAGGCCCAGGTGATCGAGTACTACACCCGCATTGCGCCGGTGATGCTGCCGCACATCGGGGATCGCGCGCTCACGTTGCGGCGCTACCCCGATGGGGTCGAGGGCAAGTCGTTCTTCGAGAAGCGGTGCCCCTCGCATCGGCCCGACTGGGTGTCGGTGGCGATCGGGCCGGGCGATCGCAATGGCACCATCGAGTACTGCCGGCTCGACGAGACCGCCGCGCTCGTGTGGACCGCCAACCTGGCCGCGATCGAGCTGCATTCGCCGATGGCTCGGTGCAGCGATCTCGAGACACCCACGATGCTGGTCTTCGACCTCGATCCCGGTGCCCCCGCCACCATCACCCAGTGCTGCGCCATCGCCCTCGCCATTCGTGACGTGCTCGGCGCCGTCGGCCTCGAAGCCTTCGCGAAGACCTCAGGCTCGAAGGGCATGCAGCTCTACGTACCGCTCAACACGCCCCACACCCACGACCATGTGTCGTCGTTCGCGCTCGCGGTCGGCCAGTTGCTGGAGAAGCAGCGGCCGACCGAAGTCCTCACGAACATGAAACGCAGCGAGCGTCCGGGCAAGGTGCTGATCGACTGGTCGCAGAACTCGCGACACAAGACCACGATCGCCCCCTACTCGCTACGGGCTCGGCCCGAGCCCACGGTCTCGACCCCGATCAGTTGGGACGAGGTCACCGAGGGTGCCGACGGCGCACCGCTCACGTTCACCGCCTTCGAGGTCCTCGATCGCATCCACCACCTCGGCGACCTGTTCGCCCCGACGCTCACCCTCGAGCAAACCCTCCCCGGGTCCTGA
- a CDS encoding Ku protein, with translation MPRTVWSGAISFGLISIPVKLFSAVSHQTVRFNQIDSKTGSRVKMVRTSAKTGEEVAYADIVKGYDLGDDNYVILTDEEMESIAPKASRSIDLVDFVEEADIDPIFYESGYFLAPDEMARKPYALLVEALEASGRVGIATFVMRSKQHLAAIRPVDGRLMLSTMLYADELVDPAEIPGLDDLDEVEVKDAEKQMAAQLVESLAADFDPSAYEDTYRMKVMELIQAKAEGDITKVEAVDSGPTAEIVDLMAALEASVAAAKAKRESGEDQAESA, from the coding sequence ATGCCGAGAACCGTCTGGAGCGGAGCGATCAGCTTCGGTCTCATCTCGATCCCGGTGAAGCTGTTCAGCGCGGTCAGCCATCAAACGGTCCGGTTCAACCAGATCGATTCGAAGACCGGTTCACGGGTCAAGATGGTGCGCACCTCGGCCAAGACCGGCGAAGAGGTGGCCTACGCCGACATCGTGAAGGGTTACGACCTCGGCGACGACAACTACGTGATCCTCACCGACGAGGAGATGGAGTCGATCGCTCCGAAGGCGTCACGCAGTATCGACCTGGTGGACTTCGTCGAAGAAGCCGACATCGATCCGATCTTCTATGAGAGCGGCTACTTCCTCGCTCCCGACGAGATGGCGCGCAAGCCCTACGCACTGCTGGTCGAGGCACTCGAGGCTTCCGGCCGAGTCGGGATCGCCACGTTCGTGATGCGCTCGAAGCAGCATCTCGCCGCCATCCGGCCGGTCGACGGTCGCCTCATGCTGTCGACGATGCTCTACGCCGACGAGCTGGTCGATCCGGCCGAGATCCCCGGGCTCGATGATCTCGACGAGGTCGAGGTCAAAGACGCCGAGAAGCAGATGGCCGCCCAACTGGTCGAGTCGCTGGCCGCCGACTTTGACCCGTCGGCCTACGAAGACACCTACCGCATGAAGGTCATGGAGCTCATCCAGGCCAAGGCCGAGGGCGACATCACCAAGGTCGAGGCCGTCGACAGCGGCCCAACGGCCGAGATCGTCGATCTCATGGCGGCGCTCGAGGCGAGCGTGGCGGCGGCGAAGGCCAAGCGCGAGAGCGGCGAGGACCAGGCCGAGTCGGCCTGA
- a CDS encoding Xaa-Pro peptidase family protein: protein MFAERMSRVRAAMEQQGVDVLLLSVGPDLPWLIGYEAMPLERLTMLVVPVDDRPRLVIPSFETARVVEHPDLFDIDGWGETDDPIQRVADFVGRRSTVAIGDHTWSRFTVDLQHALPGASWRRATDVVGALRRVKDAAEIEALQRAASGVDRIAAALQAGEIPLIGRTEADVSAELGRRIIAEGHDRVNFAIVASGPNASSPHHHAGDRVIQPNEVVLCDFGGTTAEPHGQPGYCSDITRCVYTGTPDPEFAESYALLQQAQAEATAAAVVGTEAQTPDRVARDRLADNDLAKYFAHRIGHGIGVEAHEDPYLVEGNTETLLAGNAFSIEPGFYVPGRWGARLEDIVVATEDGPRSLNNAERSLVVVEA, encoded by the coding sequence ATGTTTGCTGAGCGAATGTCACGGGTTCGGGCGGCCATGGAGCAGCAGGGCGTCGACGTCCTGCTGCTGTCGGTCGGGCCGGATCTGCCCTGGTTGATCGGCTACGAGGCCATGCCGCTCGAGCGCCTCACGATGCTGGTGGTGCCGGTCGACGATCGCCCCCGGCTGGTGATCCCCTCGTTCGAAACCGCTCGCGTCGTCGAGCACCCCGACCTGTTCGACATCGACGGCTGGGGTGAGACTGACGACCCCATTCAGCGTGTCGCCGACTTCGTCGGCCGGCGCTCCACCGTCGCCATCGGCGACCATACGTGGAGCCGGTTCACGGTCGACCTCCAGCACGCCCTCCCCGGAGCATCATGGCGGCGAGCCACCGACGTGGTCGGCGCGTTGCGGCGGGTGAAAGACGCGGCCGAGATCGAGGCGCTGCAACGGGCCGCCAGCGGGGTCGACCGTATTGCCGCCGCGTTGCAGGCTGGCGAGATCCCGCTGATCGGCCGAACCGAAGCCGATGTCTCGGCCGAGCTCGGCCGGCGCATCATCGCCGAGGGGCATGACCGGGTGAACTTCGCCATCGTGGCGTCCGGTCCGAACGCCTCGAGCCCTCACCATCACGCTGGTGATCGAGTCATCCAACCGAACGAGGTCGTGCTCTGCGATTTCGGCGGCACCACCGCCGAGCCCCACGGGCAGCCCGGCTACTGCTCCGACATCACACGCTGCGTCTACACCGGGACGCCCGATCCTGAGTTCGCCGAGTCCTACGCCCTGTTGCAGCAGGCGCAGGCCGAGGCGACCGCCGCCGCGGTCGTCGGTACCGAGGCACAGACCCCGGACCGAGTGGCTCGTGATCGCTTGGCCGACAACGATCTCGCCAAGTACTTCGCTCACCGCATCGGCCACGGCATCGGCGTGGAAGCCCACGAAGATCCGTACCTGGTCGAAGGCAACACCGAGACCTTGCTCGCTGGCAACGCGTTCTCGATCGAGCCCGGGTTCTATGTGCCTGGACGCTGGGGCGCCCGGCTCGAAGACATCGTGGTGGCAACTGAAGACGGTCCTCGATCGCTGAACAACGCCGAGCGGTCTCTCGTCGTGGTCGAGGCCTGA